Genomic window (Rosa chinensis cultivar Old Blush chromosome 6, RchiOBHm-V2, whole genome shotgun sequence):
TGATTTCAAAGAGTATTGTGCAGAGAATGGGATTAGGATGGAGAAGACAATTCCCGGAACTCCACAGCAGAATGGAGTGGCTGAACGCATGAATAGGACTCTTAATGAGCGTGCAAGGAGTATGAGTATACACGCAGGATTTCCAGACATGTTTTGGGCTGATGCGATTAATACTGCTGCTTATTTAATTAACCGTGGACCATCAGTACCATTGAATCATCTCCTAACTGAGGAAAAATGGAGTGGAAAAGAGATAGGCCTATCGCATTTAAGAGTGTTTGGTTGCGTGGCATATGTTCACATTGAGTCCAATgtgagaagcaagttggatcCCAAGTCTCAAAAGTGCATATTCATAGGCTATGGCGGTGACGAGCTTGGCTATAGGTTTTGGGATATGCAGAATAAGAAAGTTGTAAGGAGTAGGAATGTCATCTTTAATGAAGAGGTGATGTACAAGAATAGGCAAGCAGCAGAGCCTAAAAGTCATGTAAGAAAAGATCGGCAGTTTGCAAGGTTGGAAGAATTGTCCAATGAAGATGTGTCTAAGGGAAATCATGGGGAGGAACAACAAGAAGCTCCTGAGGTCGCACAACCTGAAGAACAAGTTCCTAGTGATGAGCCAGTGACACCTCCTTTTGCGCCAAGAGTATCGTCAAGAAGTACTAAAGGAATAACAGCTGATAGATACTCGCCTTGTGCTAACTATTTGCTGTTAACTGACTGTGGTGAACCCGTGAGTTATGATGAGGCAATGCAACATAAAGATTCTGCTAAGTGGAAGGGTGCCATGCAAGATGAGATAGACtctctcatgtccaacaatACTTGGGAGTTAGCTAAGTTACCAACAGGTAAGAAAGCATTGCATAACAAGTGgatttacaaaattaagcaagaAGTTGATGGGAGCAAACATTACAAGGCAAGGTTGGTTGTGAAAGGTTTTCAGCAAAGGgagggaattgattttgatgagatCTTTTCGCCGGTTGTGAAACATACCACAATCCGGGTAGTGCTTGGTTTAGTGGAAGCTGAAGGTCTGTATTTGGAGCAGCTAGACATCAAGACtgcttttcttcatggtgatttgAAGGAGGTCATATACATGAAGCAACCACAAGGTTTTATAGCACCTGGTAAGGAGGACTTGGTATGCAAGCTGCAAAAGAGCCTTTATGGCTTGAAACAAGCCCCAAGACAATGGTATAAGAAGTTTGATGCTTTCATGTGTGGGAGTGGCTACACAAGATGTCAATCCGATCACTGTTGTTACTTCAAGAGGTTTGACAAATCTTATATCATTCTTTtactgtatgtggatgatatgttgATAGTTGGGGAAGACTTCAATGAGATTGAGAAATTGAAGAGAGAGATGTCAAACCAGTTCGCGATGAAGGATTTGGGTGAGACGTACGAAGAAAATCTTAGGTATAAAGATTATCCGTGATAAAGTGGCtggttgataggagcacaatgtgcgacgatattaatgagtatgtgctccattttagccttgtttctcccttaaatttcgtgttttgagtcatcgagtcattttaagagtcttgtagagtgtttggtgtgaaataggcagaaaactcaaaattcatgaagaatcctagctggatcaggattcctcaccgtcatgctaatctgtgggccttaacagagaatttatgggtgtatttttctgaaattaaattgttttaatttcttttattttctctaagaatttaattttgtgccctttattaaatccaagttgaccaagcaatgaagaagggaaataaagtgaaagacgttttcagttggagaataaaggagaaagatgtttcagcttggaaattaaaggaattgcccaattatgagaggagttaaggccttaaaggagaaagatgtttcagctagaaaattaaaggaaatacggtgcaatctcatccgtccaatgatgaagggtatgatcgacaaaagccaaccaatgctcccctataaatagacaacgtccagaactgaatttgcatcacttcctagccaagatcacttccgagccaagatcatttcctggcctatcacttcctggccaaaaacttttccgagactctgcccaattcactccttaaacttccatcacctataagaccgtgacaccatccatccatcaatctacaaagctcaaggcgctgagtcaaggacgctccaccaccatagcagagacgaatTCAttaccttgttgccaagccgctgaggaaagcttcaaagtgtaactatgactctacttacaatttttgtttcggttttgtgggtttgcatttgtgagttgtgtaattggagacacgaaatattcagaatatttttattaatatttttgagattttcagtttattattgagttaatttcgagaattcttttatgatgcatattacaatcttgtgcccttttacgtgtttaggtaattttcagagttaggttcataagtttgcatgctagaataaaggtgagagttcttgtgtgtttgcttaatttgccaagagtaattgttatttgttaaggcgctgagttaaacaagtagcaattagttctaaaaagtggtaaaaactatgttcaatggttaaacgattctggaaattacgtgttaaattctatgtgtaatggttaatttgcacgtgtgagttgattcgtgggttagataatactactagttaagagaattacgctgagtattttcgaaaattagtagtattaggcttggtaaggacttttccgatccaagcctacattagaatgaatcagataaatggattgatccgctgaggcttttcatttgggctcttatctaggcatttaagatgggcacatttttgtagcatgttgaaatggattttctgtttttacacttagtaatttccaagtggtattggtctaggttagggaagtcgatcattgtatatagttttatttgttttgtttttattttatgtagattaggaaccaactttcaaaacccccatttaattcttttatttgttaattgacctttttgtgtaggtgtaccctacaatccccggactgaacgatccctgcttatcttatactgacaactacattttgcagggttaaattgtgaggctatttcagccgcatcaatttttggcgccgttgccggggattgtaaAATCTCCAACGCTTAAAATGTCATCAATTTTGTTGTTTAtgtagaatgcatgctaatttttgtactacacttgtggaatggtgacaaattgcgttttcggttaggccaagctttaattgtgatttagtttaagttttatgagtgttacgaaattaagcacgtcttttatcattgttgtacaatttgtagaagttgttgttttttttaaccatattgtaaattgaatgtgtttcacttagattaatatacttaggttatggatttagctaaatacttaattgtttaagtgtgtaaaatcgtatgagtagacaagggcccttttgttaatattggcctaaacccttcattagtaccttgctcaggtctcttgaggttgagggcggcctttattagcacttggagaacggtctaacacataagttaatttcccagctgagtaaggggcatacggatggtgtcttaggttgagaccctgggtgatgggttcaattggatctcagagatactatagaatgagcctaaaccactatgtgggagtagccgataggggcctaaacctcaatgagggagtagcctccgtagtatcactaaaatgagtcctccctctcacttacctcttaatctggccattcggccttctgaaacaaaggaaagagacttatgtctaggcgactatccctatatcgtatctcaccaatagtagtggtttctattgggctcgacttataacttggaatcaattgagatattaactatgtttataataataaaaaaacaaaatgatgtgtgacctgcttaaggtatattggattaaacatgactttgtcgagggtagctgttctatagtcccattgcacaaacgaggtcctctgttccagtacctaagtatgtaaatgtaaaagtaacttagaaagtaggaaagacataatgtttgtatttcgaaccttgtacatgttactaacacttgatttggtcttacaggtccatgaatgtccactgtctctgataagactaaggagctctttgaaaaattggaacgtgctaagcaaagggcagaactcactttttcagaccgccctcctctagaaaggagggattctcaggactctagctattcaggttataactcctcaactagatcaaccgaggagatcaacaaacctgaccattctgaagaaggagaagaacaagtcttggaagaggaagaagaggaggtcactgaagaggaagaagaggaagagcacgcccgtgttgagcaagtacaggcaccaatggctgagactattaggcaactgtctaatcctacaggtgggggtgatgcgcccttatgcattgcctatccagaaccaggagaggggcttaatgatgattttgagttaaagagtgggtttctgcatcacctacccaagtttcatgggatgagtagtgaagacaccaacaagcatctcaaggagttcgagtttgtctgtgggagtatgtgccctaaaggagctgatatcaatatcttgaagatgaaggcatttccctttactttggaggacaaggccaagacttggctatttgagctgccggctgggactatcaacacttgggataggatgaagggcgagttccttacgaagtactttcctgcctcaaaggtcactgttttgaggaagcagattagtggaattacgcaaggacatgaagagaatttctgcaattattgggacaggtttaagagccttgtagcatcatgccctaaccatgggatgagtgaggggtccctccttacctatttttatgaaggactcaccgctaatgagcgtggtctgttagatgctgctgctggaggatcctttatggataagacacctgctgatgccaaggtgctacttactaattgttacaccccatatctgatATACCCTTGTTATTCAGTTGCATGGAAttccttatggttaccgttcgcggttataattttaacgtttagggggtggtttaaaattgactttttgtgagttattaatttgagaaaatttccttcatgaaagttgtagagggcgttaaaccgagcgcgtgcatatgtggtacgtaaaaatcggagttcgtatgcaaaagttatgagtgaattaagaaaattactgttcatggtaacttttggataaaaatagaaacttaccagggtaggtttccaaaaccggaaacccacccccccccattctctttctctctccccgactctcccTTCCTCTCTCGGCCGATTCGCTCCCCCTCCgagttcttcctcttccggccgcctccggacgtaatccggccaaccccaagctcggtttcctcccccggtcacgtctgtggaagcatctttggacgatttggccggaaaagctcggatcgaacgaatttcctccccggttgcagttttggattttggccgattcccggccattccggccacctccggcccccATCTcaccgtcgaaggttcggttttcatcactgatcatttcccctatggccttgtatcacgatttgttgtgtagaggtcgaatcgacgaattgaaattcttagGTTCttgaagttttctgggttttgttttcattgtttgattTCGGCCATTTGGagttaaaattgatcaatgttgtagttgagaagttgattgggtctgttgagatgatgttgttgccggaatttggtggtcatcggagaaggtcgccgccggcgcgtggtccccacgtgccgccactgtaggtagcgcgtggaggcgcgtacaGTAGGGTTTTAGACGTCATTTTAATCCCCTGTACCAGTGAATGATTGTAGAACGTaatgcatgaagtttggtggaagttggaggatttacaaattgagtttaaatgattaattattgattatcgtgaattcgatcgccgaattccttTTGAATTCACTCTAGGTATAGCATCAATGATAGATTATTGTTGGAgcattaaggatggatgttgtagagagttgaggagtcggattttaggaagagggatgttttgaatttccaattataagtatcgtaaagttaaagttccgtcctgtgaattatatatttatgattgttcttcgtacaggacgagaggagtctccatacgaggagaatcacgagcgacgtcaggattgaccgcttattgtgagtggacctttgattttaattgatgcatgcaaattaaattccgcaagttttaagttattgatttaacaactatttatcgagcattttattttggtttggattattgaatgttttattggtttgaacttttgaattaagattcgttatgctcgatttgaggattttgttttatgcggattcggaaatttatactattgattttatatttatactcagctcttggagctttttaagagatttacgaaataagaattcgaagaagcaaaactttatacttctttataccctacttatattggaacttgagatgatcttggcgtgcggggtcacgtctttatacacttggattcttatttcgtgagataagtggggaaattatacagatttactggctttggacgatctccttcctcaccatacgcgggtcatgtgaataggtctcctcctcacttactttgtgtttgtgagtggcagtgaggtagctttctcctcctcacgtgggtggtagtcgaggtgatattctcctcctcacacaatctatgtgtgaatggaagttgaggttattagttctcctccttgcacaatctatgtgtgagtggcagtcgagggtaggttgagcctgaggggctccattcccgtatggtgaacccattttccccatattctttgttgttgttcttgactagcggggctagtcggtcttttcttaattattgcatgcatcgggagttttattgagataattgtggaaaagtataaaaccctttttctttcaattacttatttttgtccactcacgctaacgtttttatatacttttccctgggcccttcggtttcaaatgcccagattgcagtgttgttgctcggtgtacgagtgtgagccatagtgaccgcacctgcttccgccatcaccttctgtaggttacctggttaacctactgtattccttgtctatttatattcctagaatgctctgattactaagggatatgtgacccaacttatatgtattatattcgaggtcgatgacctaactttggtgattgtagtaaattGTATCTTTCGGAGTTTATGTTTGATGTGGATAGTTTTGAGTTGGGTTGTttaaatttgggagcagggtggctccaggagttgtggttggatttttttgaagtgaattattagctttcaacaggattttgggttacccatttttaagggaggttatgccgaaaattttggtaaatctcctttagaggtgggtcccgcagggccacttcggattccagggtggaattcggggcgggtcttgtcagttggtatcagagcactaggtttctagattctgtagacttcctTACTTCCTTACTACTTTATATGCCTAATGACGCctggtacctcccgagtgatggcccgaccgcggcggatccccatcgtgtgctcttcggtactagtgtgttattatgcatgtaaagtagatatcttgttgtactgatccttgaacttcttAAATACTTTCTTCAGGTACTATGGCTCGAAATCGCCGAGCACGTGAGAGAACTCCGGTTGGGGAAGATGAGCCGATACCTAGGGGGTTTGCTGATTCTTTTGGACAGTTCTTTCGGCAGATTGCCGCAGCACTCCCCGGGTCACGTactgactatactgtggagcgtgctAAGAGGCACGGGGCTCAGACTTTTGCTTCTGCCGCCTCACCTGTTGAGGCTCAGCGGTGGATTGAcaggatggagagagttttctcccaAATGGATCTTCCAGAGGATAGGAAAGTGGATTTGGCAGTACAGTTTCTTGAGGATACCGCCTGGCATTGGTGGATTGATGTTACGAATGACCCTGCAAATGTTGGCCCCATGACATGGGATATGTTCAAGACCCATTTCTATGGACGGTACTTTAGTGATGCCCACCTTAATCGGATGCAAGACCAGTTCTTGAGCTTAGTGAAGAGAGATGATCAGTCAGTGTTGGAGTTTGAGCAGGAGTTTCTCTCCTTAGCCCACCATGTGCCGGATTTGGTTCGCACCGAGCAAAGCAAGATTCGTAGATTTGTTTTGGGACTTGGAGGCAAGTTTAAGGACAAGATGTTAGGCACACCGTATCGGAGCTTTACTGAGGCAGTATCTTATGCCATGGACATTGAGTCAGACTCACCTGCTGGATTTCACCCTAGGGATCCTGGTGGCCCTAGCCAGGGTCCATCTAAGAGGGCTACTTCCACATCTGGTTCTGGTTCTTCAGTTGGTAGTGGAAAGAGCAGTGGTTCCAGTTCGAGAACCCGTACTAGATTCAGGGCACGTGACAGGAGATTCTCTCGGGGTCAGTCTAGTGGACGACAGTTTGGACAGTTTGAGAGGTCCAGGAGTTATCATGGTGGTTCGAGTGGGGCTTCTGCTAGCCAGCCAGCCCAGTATGGGCAGTATCAGACAGCTGGATGTTTTATTTGTGGTCAGCAGGATCACTTCAGGAGGGACTGTCCCCTTGCGACTCAGGGAGCTAGATCTACCCCCACTCAGACTGTTGGTCAGTCCTCTGCTGGTGGTTCTACTAGCAGCGCCCGCACTAGCTCGGTAGGCCGAGCTAGTTCTCAGCAGGGCAGGGCTCAGCGAGGTCGTCCTGTGACACATGCTAGACTGCACGCcatgacccagcaggagggcCGTGATTCACCCAAAGTTATCGTTGGTACGTTATTTATCTTTCATCAACCTGCTTTAACCTTAATTGATCCTGGTGCGACGCACTCTTTTATGTCCAGTAGATTCACATGTTTTGCAAATGTGCCATCATCACTCCTTATTGGTGAGTGGTATGTTTCTTTACCTGCGGGAAGGGCACTTAAGATAGAGTGGGTTTTTAATGGTTGTGGTGTAATGGTTGACGGTTTTTGCCTAGAGGCCAACCTAATTCCTCTAGAccttgtggagtttgatgtaattctGGGGATGGACTTTTGGAGACACATGGTGCATTGGTTGATTGTTTCCGTAAAGAAGTAGTGTTTCGAAGTCcaggaaaaccggaaatcacCTTCCGTGGTGAGAGAAACATTCTCTCCTCTTGCCTGATTTCGGCCATTACGGCTGAAAAGCTTATGAATAAAGGTTGTCAGGCTTATTTAGCACACATTGTGGATACAAAGAGGGCGGTGTTGAACATTGAGGATATTCCTGTGGTCAGGAAGTTTCCGGATGTGTTTCCTGATGAACTACCTGGTTTACCTCCAGAAAGGGAAATAGATTTTACCATTGAGTTGCTCCCTGGTACTGCACCTATATATCaggcaccttatagaatggccCCAGCTGAGTTAAAGGAGTTGAAGACCCAGTTACAGGAGTTGTTGGATAAAGGTTTCATTCGGCCAAGTGTGTCCCCTTGGGGTGCGCCGGTGctttttgttaagaagaaggatggcacTTTGAGGTTGTGTATTGAttatagaaaattgaataagGTCACAGTGAAGAACAAGTATCCATTACCACGGATTGATGATTTATTTGACCAATTGCGGGgtgccaaagtcttttctaagattgatttgaggacaGGTTATCACCAGCTACGGATAAGAGAGTCCGATGTACCCAAGACCGCATTccgatcacgttatggtcacTACGAATTTGTGGTGATGCCTTTTGGATTAACCAATGCTCCTGCAGCCTTTATGGATCTCATGAATCGAGTATTCCGCCCATACTTGGACCGTTTTGTAattgtgttcattgatgacATTCTGGTTTACTCCAAGAGTGAGGAGCTTCATATTAAGCAATTGAGGCTTGTACTTCGGACTTTGAGGGAGGCTAGACTGTATGCTAAGTTGAGTAAGTGTGAATTCTGGCTTAACAGCATAGGATTCTTGGGTCATGTGGTATCAGCTGAAGGTATTAGTGTGGATCCTCAGAAGGTGGAAGCGGTTTTGAATTGGGGAAGACCCACCACAGTGACGGAgattcgtagtttcttgggtttagCCGGTTATTATCGGCGGTTCGTGCAGGATTTCTCTAAGCTTGCAGCCCCCCTCACTAAATTGACCAGGAAAAGTGCTAAATTTGTTTGGTCGGATGAGTGTGAGCAAAGTTTCCAAGAACTCAAAAGACGTTTAACTTGTGCCCCAGTTTTAGTATTGCCTGATGATAGCGGGGAGTATGTGATTTACAGCGATGCCTCAAGACAAGGTTTAggttgtgtgttgatgcagcatggaaatGTGATTGCTTACGCATCTAGGCAGTTGAAACCTCACGAAATGAACTACCCGACTCATGACCTTGAGCTTGCTGCTGTAGTTTTGGCACTTAAGCTATGGAGACACTACCTTTATGGAGCCCGATGCCAGATTTTTACGGATCACAAAAGTCTCCAATATCTACTTGACCAAAGGGACTTAAATTTGAGGCAAAGGAGGTGGTTAGAGTTGATTAAGGATTATGATTGCACTATCGAGTACCATCCAGGAAGGGCCAATGTGGTAGCGGATGCACTTAGTCGAAAGCCCTCTAGCTCTTTAGCCCATTTGAAGACAGTTCGAGTCCCTTTACTTTATGAATTGCGATCTACAGGAGTTAATTTGGCGATTGAAGAAGGGTCTGGAGCATTGTTAGCTAGCTTCCATGTGAGGCCGAATCTCATTGATAGGGTGCGGGAGgcacaagatgaagatgaatattTAAGACAATTAAAAGAAGCAGTGAGTGATGGTACTAGAACGGACTTTATTCTTAGAAGAGATGGAGCCTTGATGTTTGAGAATAGAATGTGTGTACCTAACCTTCATGATCTTAAACGGGAAATTTTGGAGGAGGCTCATAGTTCTGCTTACGCTATGCATCCTGGCGGGACAAAAATGTATCGAACTTTGAAACCATACTATTGGTGGAGAAATATGAAAAGGGAAATTGCAAAGTATGTGAGTAGGTGCTTGATATGCCAACAGGTAAAAGCAGAAAGACAGAAACCTTCAGGATTGCTACAGCCGTTGCCTATTCCggagtggaagtgggagcacatcaccatggattttatttCAGGTCTTCCACGAACTCGCGATGGTCATGAtagtatttgggtgattgtggatcgactcaCCAAGTCTGCTCATTTCTTACCTGTTAACAAGACTTATGGGATGAACAAGCTGGCGAAACTTTATGTGAATGAAATCGTGAAACTTCATGGACCACCCGTTTCCATTGTCTCTGATCGAGATCCTCGTTTCACCTCAAAATTTTGGAAGAGTCTGCATGAGGCTTTAGGTACTGGATTAAGTTTTAGCACGGCATTTCATCCACAGACTGATGGGCAATCTGAGAGAACTATCCAAAccttggaagacatgttgagatcatgtgttatgcaattcaaaggaagttgggatagcCATCTGGCATTGATTGAGTTTGCTTACAATAATAGCTATCATTCCAGTATTGACATGGCTCCTTACGAAGCTCTCTATGGAAGACAGTGCCGTACTCCTTTATGTTGgaatgaagtgggagaaagaaaGCTCATAGGTCCAGAGATTGTACGGATTACCACCGAAAAGGTTAAGTTGATCCAGGAGAAACTCAGGACTGCTCAGAGTCGACAAAAGAGTTATGCGGATAACCGCAGGAAAGACTTGGAATTTCAAGAGGGTGATTGGGTATTCTTGAAATTGTCCCCTTGGAAGGGTGTAGTAAGATTTGGAAAGCGAGGGAAGCTTAGTCCCCGATTTATTGGACCTTTTATGATTAAAGATCGAGTTGGCCCAGTTGCATACAGACTGATTCTACCTCCGAGGTTATCAAAGATTCATGATGTCTTCCACGTGTCCCTGCTCCGCAAGTATATTGCTGATCCCTCCCATGTTTTAGAAGAACAGCCCATTCGTTTGAAGGAGGACCTTACTTATGAGGAGAAACCGATCCAGATACTCGACAGGAGAGAGCAGGTCCTTAGAAACAAGACGATACCTTTAGTTAAAGTATTGTGGAGTAATCATTTGGTGGAAGAAGCCACTTGGGAACCGGAAGATTTAATGAGACGACAGTACCCCCATCTGTTCTGACAGGTACGTAAATttcgagggcgaaatttttGCTAGGGGGGTGAAttgttacaccccatatctgatATACCCTTGTTATTCAGTTGCATGGAAttccttatggttaccgttcgcggttata
Coding sequences:
- the LOC112170819 gene encoding uncharacterized protein LOC112170819 codes for the protein MNKGCQAYLAHIVDTKRAVLNIEDIPVVRKFPDVFPDELPGLPPEREIDFTIELLPGTAPIYQAPYRMAPAELKELKTQLQELLDKGFIRPSVSPWGAPVLFVKKKDGTLRLCIDYRKLNKVTVKNKYPLPRIDDLFDQLRGAKVFSKIDLRTGYHQLRIRESDVPKTAFRSRYGHYEFVVMPFGLTNAPAAFMDLMNRVFRPYLDRFVIVFIDDILVYSKSEELHIKQLRLVLRTLREARLYAKLSKCEFWLNSIGFLGHVVSAEGISVDPQKVEAVLNWGRPTTVTEIRSFLGLAGYYRRFVQDFSKLAAPLTKLTRKSAKFVWSDECEQSFQELKRRLTCAPVLVLPDDSGEYVIYSDASRQGLGCVLMQHGNVIAYASRQLKPHEMNYPTHDLELAAVVLALKLWRHYLYGARCQIFTDHKSLQYLLDQRDLNLRQRRWLELIKDYDCTIEYHPGRANVVADALSRKPSSSLAHLKTVRVPLLYELRSTGVNLAIEEGSGALLASFHVRPNLIDRVREAQDEDEYLRQLKEAVSDGTRTDFILRRDGALMFENRMCVPNLHDLKREILEEAHSSAYAMHPGGTKMYRTLKPYYWWRNMKREIAKYVSRCLICQQVKAERQKPSGLLQPLPIPEWKWEHITMDFISGLPRTRDGHDSIWVIVDRLTKSAHFLPVNKTYGMNKLAKLYVNEIVKLHGPPVSIVSDRDPRFTSKFWKSLHEALGTGLSFSTAFHPQTDGQSERTIQTLEDMLRSCVMQFKGSWDSHLALIEFAYNNSYHSSIDMAPYEALYGRQCRTPLCWNEVGERKLIGPEIVRITTEKVKLIQEKLRTAQSRQKSYADNRRKDLEFQEGDWVFLKLSPWKGVVRFGKRGKLSPRFIGPFMIKDRVGPVAYRLILPPRLSKIHDVFHVSLLRKYIADPSHVLEEQPIRLKEDLTYEEKPIQILDRREQVLRNKTIPLVKVLWSNHLVEEATWEPEDLMRRQYPHLF